The DNA sequence TGCGCAGGTGTTGGCCGGCAGGTTCCAGCCGCCGATGCTGCGGATCTTCATGCGCGGGCCGGAAGTGCCCCAGGTTTCGCCGCGGTGCAGCGCGTCCCAGATCTCGTCGCGCGTGTTTTCCCGCGCCCATACGCCGGCGAGCCCGCCGGGATTGAGCGTGCGCGCAAAGTCGAGGAAACGGCGGTTGCTGCAGCTGGCCGGATCCGCCGGCTCGCCGCTGTCGCAGGCCCAGAAACCGAACAGCTCCTGCGGCTCGTCGTCGAGCACGCCGCCATGGCCAACGAAGCCGCGCTCTGCGGCATTGCCCGAAATGCCGTTGTGCGTGTCGGTGGCCGCGATGATGTTGGCCTTGTAGGGGTTAATGCCGAGGTTCTGCCGGATCGCCAGCCCTTCCGCGATCGCGTTGCGGTAATAGTCGAGCGGATGCGTGCAGTTGCCGGTGCCGACCGCGTCCGGGTCGCCGGCCGGGCGCGAGCGCCCGTCCGGTCCCGGGTTCACGCAGAGGTCCACCAGGTTGCTGCCGGCCGTGCGATGGCTGCAGAAATTCGGATCGGTGAGCGGATCGCCGGTGCACAACTGCGCGCAGCTGGCCGGATCGTCCGGCCCGCCGCGGCATACGCTCTTGTTGATCTCGAAGTCGCAGGCCGACTCCTCGCCGTCCAGGTAATCGCCCTCGAGCCCGACCGCGCACTCGGACTGGCCCTTGTGCTGGGTGATCTCCACCGCGCGATCGAGGCTTACGCGCAGCTGCGCGTCGGCGAAGGTCATCGGGAAGTAAACGTCGGTCGAATCCAGCTTGCGGCCCAGCGGCACGCCGGTGCCCGGCTCCATCGGCAGCCACATGCGGCCATCCGAGAGGTTGCCGTTGTGCGGAATGGTCAGCACGTCGCAGCCCGGCACCGACTTGCAGACCAGATTCAGGTGATCGAACAGGTCCCAGTCGTCGTTGCCGTTCTGCGGGTTGAGCGCCGTGTCCGGCCGCGCGGCGCCGAACACCATCTGCGGCATGTGCGCGGTGTCGCCCTTGAAAATCACGTTGCGGTGGAACATCTGCGACAGCTCGTTCGAGCTGAATTCGTAGCCGTGCAGGGTCGTGAATCGGCAGGGCTCGTTCTCCTCGTCGTTGATCTGCTTGGTCGTGTGCCAGGCGGAGACATTGGTCGGGCTGAAGCCGATCAGCGACTGCAGCAGCTGCTGTTGCAGCGGGGTATCGCCGGCGGCAATCGCGACGATGTTGTCGCGAATGCCCTGGCCGATCAGCTGGTCACAGAGCTGGCGCGAGAGCGGCGTCAGCCCGCAGGTGTAAACGAAGCCGCCCAGGAATTCGGCGTGGTCGGTCACCGCATTGAAGTCCAGCGGCCGGCCGATGCTGACCTCGCGCTGCTTCGTGTACGGATCATCGCTGCCCAGCCCCGGCAGGCCGCCGGTCTCGCCCTTGGCGAAGCGGTGCGCGGCGCGCGGGTCGTTGGCGGCGTTGAAAAAATAGGCGTCCAGCGAATACGAGGTGTGCGTGTGCAGGTCACCGAAGTAGGCATTCTTGCGGTTTTCGCGGAAATCCATGCAATGGCCGGCCACCGGCCCGCCGTCGGGCGGCGGCACGAAGGGCGGTGTGCCGCCCTTGCTACTGCTGCCGCCGCAAGCCGACAGCAGTACGGCCAGTAAGCCCAGGCTCATCATCCGGCACATGTCACACCCCAACCCCCAGCGACGCCGACCACAGCAGCAGCCGGTCCAGCGTCCAGTACATCGCCACGCCGCCCAGCAGCGTGACCGTGATCGCCATCCCCTGCGCCGGCAGGCGCAGGGCGCCGGCCCGCCGCAGCAGCGCCCAAACCAGCAGCACGGTGGCGACGAACAGCAGCTGGCCGAGCTCGACGCCCAGGTTGAACAGCAACAGCGCCCAGCCGCGCGCCGCTTCCGGCAGTCCGACCTCGGCCAGCGCACCGGCAAAACCAAAGCCGTGCAGCAGGCCGAAGACGAAGGCCACCAGCCAGGGTTTGCGGAAGACGATGGAAGGCGCTGGAGTCCCGCTTGCGTGGGAATGGCGGAAGCGGGCAAGTTCGGCTGCCAGCAGGACGATGCTGAGCGCGATCAGCAACTCGACCGGCTTTGACGGCAGGCCCCCGACGCCGAGCACCGCCAGCGCCAGCGTCAAACTGTGCGCGAGTGTGAAGGCGGTCACCGCCGCGACCAGCGTGCGCCAGCCCCGGTCCGAAACCAGCACCACCAGCATCAGGCCGAGCACGAACAGCAGATGGTCGGGCCCGAGCAGGATGTGCTCGATGCCGATCGGCAGATAGGCCAGCAGCCCGGGCGGCGGGCCGGCCTGGGGCTGCGGCGCCAGCACCGCCACGGGATCCTGGCGATCCACCGCCGCGGTGAGCCTGTGGCCATCGACCAGGCGCAGCGTGACCAGCGCTTCCGGCATCCGCGGGTCCAGGCCCTCGATGCGCAGCCGCTGGCCCGCGAGCGAGGCCTCGCACTGCAGGCGCCACTGGCGCAGCACCCACTCCGCGCTGCGCTCGGCGCGTACCTCACCCACCGGCGCGCAGCCGGCCGGGAACTGCGGCACCACGGCCGCCGCACCGCCGTCGCGCGCCAGCGGCGTTTTCAGTGTCACCTGCAACAGGCCGGGCTGCAGCTCCTCCAGCCGCAGCACCGCAGTCTGTAGCTCGTGCGCAGACAGCGGTAGCACCACCCCCCACAGCGCCAGCAGGAGCAATACGCGCCTCATCCGGCGCGGCCCTCGTTGTGGGCGTCTTCGAACTCGATGCGATAGCGCGCACGCAGCTCGGCCAGCACGGCGCGGTTGCGTGCCTCGCGCTGCGCCAGTCGCCAGTCGCGCCGGACCTGCTCCGCGACCTCAGCCAGTGCCGCGGGCCGGAAGGGCTCGCGGGCCGTGATGCGCACCAGGTGCAGGCCGAAGGCCGAAGGCAGCGGCGGCGACCACTCGCCGGCCGACAGCTGCGCCAACGCCTCCGCAAAGCCGGCGCCGAAATCGCGGCGCAGGCGCGCAGAGTCGGCCTGCGTCACCACCTGCCCGACCAGGAAGGGGTCGCCGAGACCGACGAAGGTCGCCGGCTCGCGCCGCAGCTGGGCGGCGAGGCGCTCAGCCTCCTGTGCCAGCCGCTCACCATGGCGACCGCGGCTGAGGAAGACCTGTTCGAAACTTACCGTGGGCGCGCGGCCGTAGCGCTCCGGATACCGGTCGAGCCAGGCCTGCAAGGCGGCCTCGTCCGGCTCCGGCAGCAGGCTGTCATCCTCGATCAGGAAACGCATCTTCTGCGTCAGCTGGCGTTGCACGATCACGTCGCGCCGGTCCAGGCCCAGCGCGAGGGCCTCGCGGTACAGCACCTGCTCGTCGATCCAGCGGTCGAGCAGCGCCTGCAATTCCTCCGGCTGCGGCGCGCGCCCCTGCTCGGCCCGGAAGGCCTGCGCCAGCGCCGCCTGGCGCCCGGCGCTCACCACAATCCGCAGGGTGTCGTGCTCGCTTGCGTCGCCGTCTGTCAGAAGGCGGTCCACCCCGAGAATCACCAGTCCCAGGAGCAGGAAGCGCAACAGCGGCTCACGCAGCCCGCGCCGGAAAGTTTCGATACCGATACCCCTCATGGCTGCACCTCCCGTCAGGGACGCAAGCTGAACAACATCCCATCCTCACCCAGCAGCAGCGGGTGCGCGATCTGCGCCACTTCCACCAGCGATGCCCGGCGGGCCGAACACGTCCACCAGGATGATTGCGCTGGAGCATCACGCGCTCCAACGGCGCCTTGCGTTTCAGGAAGGCCAGGCCGGACGCCGCAGCGAGCAGCAGCACTGTCACCCGCAGAAACCGCTTCATGCCGCTTTTCCCTTGCGTTCCAGCCCTGCCTCACGCAGCGCCCATTCGAGATCCTCGATCCGGTCCTGGCCCCAGAAGGCCGCACCGTCGAAGGTGAACACCGGCACGCCCCACTGGCCGAGCTGGGCCAGCCGCGCGGTGTTGTGCTCTACCCGCTCGCGGTATTCGGCACTCGCAATCGCCGCGCGGCAGTCGTCCCAGCGCAGGCCGACCCGCTCGCACAGCGCGCGCAGCGGCGCATCGCGCAGCACGTCCAGGCCCTCGCCCCAGATGCCGAGGCTGGCCGCAAGCACGAACTCGCGCAGCCGTCCGACGCGCGCGGCATGCTCAGCGACAGTGAGGCAACGCCACACGCCCTCGCCCAGCGGGTCATGGATCTTTCCGAACGGCAGGCCGAGACGGTCGGCCTCGCGCTTGGCGTCGCGCAGGATGTACAGGCGTTTCGCCAACGGCAGCGGCTGGCCGCGCATCGCCATCGGCCGTACGCCGCGATACACGAGTTCGATGGCATAACGCTCGGGCAGCGCAAAGGCACGCGGCGCCGCAAGATACGAGTACGGGCTGCGGAACGAAAAGAAAAACTCGACCTGCGGCGCGCTCATGTCACCAGCCCAGGTAGGACAGCCGTTCTTCGATCTGCGGGATGCGCTCGTGGGCGAAGAAC is a window from the Nevskiales bacterium genome containing:
- a CDS encoding peptidylprolyl isomerase; the protein is MRGIGIETFRRGLREPLLRFLLLGLVILGVDRLLTDGDASEHDTLRIVVSAGRQAALAQAFRAEQGRAPQPEELQALLDRWIDEQVLYREALALGLDRRDVIVQRQLTQKMRFLIEDDSLLPEPDEAALQAWLDRYPERYGRAPTVSFEQVFLSRGRHGERLAQEAERLAAQLRREPATFVGLGDPFLVGQVVTQADSARLRRDFGAGFAEALAQLSAGEWSPPLPSAFGLHLVRITAREPFRPAALAEVAEQVRRDWRLAQREARNRAVLAELRARYRIEFEDAHNEGRAG
- a CDS encoding DUF3604 domain-containing protein, translating into MSLGLLAVLLSACGGSSSKGGTPPFVPPPDGGPVAGHCMDFRENRKNAYFGDLHTHTSYSLDAYFFNAANDPRAAHRFAKGETGGLPGLGSDDPYTKQREVSIGRPLDFNAVTDHAEFLGGFVYTCGLTPLSRQLCDQLIGQGIRDNIVAIAAGDTPLQQQLLQSLIGFSPTNVSAWHTTKQINDEENEPCRFTTLHGYEFSSNELSQMFHRNVIFKGDTAHMPQMVFGAARPDTALNPQNGNDDWDLFDHLNLVCKSVPGCDVLTIPHNGNLSDGRMWLPMEPGTGVPLGRKLDSTDVYFPMTFADAQLRVSLDRAVEITQHKGQSECAVGLEGDYLDGEESACDFEINKSVCRGGPDDPASCAQLCTGDPLTDPNFCSHRTAGSNLVDLCVNPGPDGRSRPAGDPDAVGTGNCTHPLDYYRNAIAEGLAIRQNLGINPYKANIIAATDTHNGISGNAAERGFVGHGGVLDDEPQELFGFWACDSGEPADPASCSNRRFLDFARTLNPGGLAGVWARENTRDEIWDALHRGETWGTSGPRMKIRSIGGWNLPANTCAQLAAGVNPVDTGAAEGALMGGNLPLPPQGRPQIAVWAQQDPENYPLQRIDIVKGWVDAQGKPRVKVFEGVARTPHAVQRPSMSDCSVPVGSHPEQLCTVWTDPEFDPAQDAYYYARALEVPSCRWSAWQCNVEKKVDCSRLDAANGMFPANSGFAGYEGCCVIEGAPGSFRGRNHFHTIEERAWASPIWYETASP
- a CDS encoding HupE/UreJ family protein gives rise to the protein MRRVLLLLALWGVVLPLSAHELQTAVLRLEELQPGLLQVTLKTPLARDGGAAAVVPQFPAGCAPVGEVRAERSAEWVLRQWRLQCEASLAGQRLRIEGLDPRMPEALVTLRLVDGHRLTAAVDRQDPVAVLAPQPQAGPPPGLLAYLPIGIEHILLGPDHLLFVLGLMLVVLVSDRGWRTLVAAVTAFTLAHSLTLALAVLGVGGLPSKPVELLIALSIVLLAAELARFRHSHASGTPAPSIVFRKPWLVAFVFGLLHGFGFAGALAEVGLPEAARGWALLLFNLGVELGQLLFVATVLLVWALLRRAGALRLPAQGMAITVTLLGGVAMYWTLDRLLLWSASLGVGV
- a CDS encoding DsbA family protein, whose protein sequence is MSAPQVEFFFSFRSPYSYLAAPRAFALPERYAIELVYRGVRPMAMRGQPLPLAKRLYILRDAKREADRLGLPFGKIHDPLGEGVWRCLTVAEHAARVGRLREFVLAASLGIWGEGLDVLRDAPLRALCERVGLRWDDCRAAIASAEYRERVEHNTARLAQLGQWGVPVFTFDGAAFWGQDRIEDLEWALREAGLERKGKAA